From Rickettsia endosymbiont of Ceutorhynchus obstrictus, a single genomic window includes:
- a CDS encoding tetratricopeptide repeat protein: MKNSLFNRENNSVTKDAAYYFQEGNAFYFLGELHKAVASYTEAIKLNSACVNAYYNRGIVYSTIQRGTYSQCDDFKKVIELNPTDAEAYFNQGNRSLSVLGRRPEAYLETLEYYNHAINLNPNFADAYFNRYKILLTLNKPEEAIIDGKKAIELKTSTTFPYNNGVPLKDLPNLNKDPNQLIYDNNIRLKMEDNNEALISPLVKNQKTLDIYDQNIKDNYYNKGKLLNSIGYEEEAFVSFSKGLEINRSNINHEVVQARKALLKQLTSLHTITKEMQNILNNSDQANPEVKKLIYFLKEFRKAKISITEQAFENLEIQAKQDLFNKTHLTVLSKQITDIQLQAEEIRKQIDKFKIPQATQETEDNDLVLITEIKEILEKNIATHSASSGDKAVMQSQINNISSKLLNFKDKIEVQQTIEAMKQFINNKSNIITKGWLFGVDDYLDKQIALQGTVELNNKLNPNLAQEAVNNNDELGLAGSTNLEYSETPLNF; this comes from the coding sequence ATGAAAAATTCATTATTTAACCGAGAGAATAATTCAGTAACGAAAGATGCAGCTTATTACTTCCAAGAAGGAAATGCTTTTTATTTCTTGGGCGAATTGCACAAAGCAGTGGCTTCATATACTGAAGCCATAAAATTAAACTCTGCATGTGTTAATGCTTATTATAACAGAGGAATAGTTTATTCCACTATACAGCGGGGGACTTATAGCCAATGTGATGATTTTAAAAAAGTAATAGAACTAAACCCGACCGATGCAGAAGCTTATTTTAACCAAGGAAACAGAAGTTTATCTGTTTTGGGGCGGAGACCGGAAGCATATTTAGAAACTCTAGAATATTATAATCATGCGATAAATCTTAATCCTAATTTTGCAGATGCTTATTTTAATAGGTATAAAATTTTACTTACTTTAAATAAACCTGAAGAAGCAATTATTGATGGTAAAAAAGCAATTGAATTAAAAACCTCTACTACTTTCCCTTATAATAATGGAGTACCTTTAAAGGATTTGCCTAATCTTAATAAAGACCCCAATCAATTAATTTATGATAATAATATAAGGCTTAAAATGGAAGATAATAATGAGGCGCTTATATCACCATTAGTGAAGAATCAAAAAACTTTGGATATATATGATCAAAATATCAAGGATAATTATTACAATAAAGGAAAACTCTTAAATAGTATAGGATATGAAGAAGAAGCTTTTGTTTCTTTTTCGAAAGGGCTAGAAATCAACCGAAGTAATATTAATCATGAAGTAGTACAAGCTAGAAAAGCTTTATTAAAACAGCTAACTTCACTACACACGATTACTAAGGAAATGCAAAATATATTGAATAATTCTGATCAAGCTAACCCTGAAGTAAAAAAATTAATCTATTTTCTGAAAGAATTCCGAAAAGCTAAAATTAGCATTACTGAACAAGCTTTTGAAAATTTAGAAATACAAGCAAAACAAGACTTATTTAATAAAACTCATTTAACTGTTCTTAGTAAGCAAATAACCGATATACAATTACAAGCAGAAGAAATACGGAAACAAATAGATAAATTTAAAATACCACAGGCAACTCAAGAGACAGAAGATAACGATTTAGTACTAATTACAGAAATAAAAGAAATATTAGAAAAAAATATTGCTACTCATTCAGCATCCTCAGGCGATAAAGCAGTAATGCAAAGCCAAATAAATAATATATCAAGCAAATTACTGAATTTTAAAGATAAAATAGAAGTACAACAAACAATAGAAGCAATGAAGCAGTTTATAAATAACAAAAGTAATATTATTACTAAAGGGTGGCTCTTTGGAGTAGACGATTATTTAGATAAACAAATTGCATTACAAGGAACAGTTGAATTAAACAATAAATTAAATCCTAATTTAGCTCAAGAAGCAGTTAATAATAATGATGAGCTTGGTTTAGCAGGTTCAACAAATTTAGAATATAGTGAAACACCTTTAAATTTTTAG
- a CDS encoding IS110 family transposase, translated as MEVNTIGIDIAKRIFQIHGVDKNGKTILKKKLIRDQVLSFIANLPKCLVGMEACGGANYWGREITKLGHEVKLIAPQFVKPYVKTNKNDQADAEAICEAVARPNMRFVPIKSVEQQDILSIHRIRARLVRNRTALANEIRGLLYEFGLIIPQGINKVISKLTEILDSETLSRLSYQTFSELKEEFVDNDKKIIELEKRLKILAGELEEYKRLTAIPGIGLITATALIASIGNAKNFSNGRQLSTWLGLVPKQYSSGGKERLLSISKRGDTYLRTLLIQGARAVLNAKLRFTTEAQKNKKDFSKFTKWMFNLLERCGHNKTTVAIANKLARVVFAVLRTGNDYNETKVCN; from the coding sequence ATGGAAGTTAACACAATTGGCATAGATATTGCAAAAAGAATTTTTCAAATACATGGAGTAGATAAAAACGGCAAGACAATATTAAAGAAAAAATTGATTAGGGATCAAGTATTAAGCTTTATAGCTAATTTACCAAAATGTTTAGTAGGAATGGAGGCATGCGGCGGAGCTAATTATTGGGGAAGAGAAATAACAAAATTAGGACATGAGGTTAAATTGATAGCACCACAATTTGTAAAACCATATGTTAAAACTAATAAGAACGACCAAGCTGATGCAGAAGCAATATGCGAAGCAGTAGCGAGACCAAATATGAGATTTGTACCAATCAAAAGTGTAGAGCAGCAGGATATTTTATCAATTCATAGAATAAGAGCAAGGCTAGTAAGAAATCGTACTGCACTAGCTAATGAGATTAGAGGATTATTGTATGAATTTGGCTTAATTATTCCACAAGGGATAAATAAAGTTATCAGTAAATTAACAGAGATTTTAGATAGTGAAACTTTAAGCCGTCTTAGTTATCAAACGTTTAGCGAGTTGAAAGAAGAATTTGTAGATAATGATAAAAAAATAATAGAGTTAGAAAAAAGATTAAAAATACTAGCAGGTGAGTTAGAAGAATATAAACGATTAACAGCTATACCCGGTATAGGTTTAATTACTGCTACAGCATTAATAGCTTCGATAGGTAATGCAAAAAATTTTAGTAATGGTAGACAATTATCAACTTGGCTTGGTTTAGTACCAAAACAATATTCGAGTGGAGGTAAAGAAAGGTTACTTAGTATAAGCAAGAGAGGTGATACTTATTTACGTACTTTATTAATTCAAGGAGCAAGAGCGGTATTAAATGCTAAGCTAAGGTTTACAACTGAAGCACAAAAAAATAAAAAAGATTTTAGTAAATTTACTAAATGGATGTTTAATTTATTAGAACGATGTGGGCATAATAAAACTACTGTTGCAATAGCGAATAAATTAGCACGAGTAGTATTTGCAGTATTACGCACCGGCAATGATTATAATGAAACTAAAGTTTGTAACTGA
- a CDS encoding tetratricopeptide repeat protein: MKRFVYNSYNKNNRNNSAFSKVEEDIAEAYYLKGKDYYYKQNKVQEALEYFTKAISLCPWYVQAYTEKGNVLRFLGNYMQALECLSQAIELSPNYIIAHYQLVRVLSAIGKKYEAIECFNLAEKLGCYNVEDWFVKAHALSALNYQQQAITIYDWIITYNPNYADVYNCKGNILSDLERNEEAIIAYDMAIKFLPDFAEAYNGKGNTLSALGDYKGAIIAYDKAIKYKCDHTLAHCNKAIVLFLLGYYKEAVIAYDMVIRLKPDFCDAYNGKGDALFALGRNEEARIAYDQATKLKLDMEFADAYNCKGDALVSSNRYKEAIIAYDQAIKYKQDHTLACYNKEVALSVLRKKQETTIDYDMNTKLKENNDKVDDAREDVTLSGSMEID; the protein is encoded by the coding sequence ATGAAACGATTTGTATATAATTCTTATAACAAAAATAACCGTAACAATTCTGCTTTTTCTAAAGTAGAAGAAGATATAGCAGAAGCTTATTATCTAAAAGGCAAAGATTATTATTACAAACAAAATAAAGTGCAAGAAGCTTTAGAGTACTTTACTAAAGCAATAAGCCTGTGTCCTTGGTATGTGCAGGCTTACACAGAAAAAGGTAATGTTTTACGTTTTTTAGGCAATTATATGCAAGCACTAGAATGTCTAAGTCAAGCTATAGAGTTAAGTCCTAATTATATTATAGCTCATTATCAACTAGTTAGAGTTTTATCTGCTATAGGCAAAAAATATGAGGCTATTGAATGCTTTAATTTAGCAGAAAAGCTAGGTTGTTATAATGTTGAAGATTGGTTTGTTAAAGCTCATGCCTTATCTGCCTTAAATTATCAACAGCAAGCAATAACAATTTACGATTGGATTATCACATACAACCCAAACTATGCAGATGTTTACAATTGCAAAGGTAATATCTTATCTGACTTAGAACGAAATGAAGAGGCGATTATTGCTTATGATATGGCTATAAAATTCCTGCCTGATTTTGCTGAAGCTTATAACGGTAAGGGCAATACTTTATCCGCTTTAGGTGACTACAAAGGAGCAATTATTGCTTACGATAAGGCTATCAAATATAAATGTGATCATACGCTTGCTCACTGTAATAAAGCAATAGTTTTATTTCTCTTAGGCTACTATAAAGAAGCAGTTATTGCTTATGATATGGTTATAAGGCTCAAACCTGATTTTTGTGATGCTTACAACGGTAAGGGTGATGCCTTATTTGCTTTAGGACGAAATGAAGAAGCTAGAATCGCTTATGATCAAGCTACAAAACTCAAACTAGATATGGAATTTGCAGATGCTTACAATTGTAAGGGCGATGCCTTGGTTTCTTCCAATAGATATAAAGAAGCGATCATTGCTTATGATCAAGCGATTAAATATAAGCAGGATCATACTCTTGCTTGCTATAATAAAGAAGTAGCCTTATCAGTTTTAAGAAAAAAGCAAGAAACAACTATTGATTATGATATGAATACAAAGCTTAAAGAAAATAATGATAAGGTTGATGATGCTAGAGAGGATGTTACGTTAAGCGGTTCGATGGAAATAGATTGA
- a CDS encoding ankyrin repeat domain-containing protein — translation MWEELVTTIQAKNIQEATDLIKRMTPAELNIINSDGNTIFTFAALNNLEEICELLIYKMNDQALNAINNKGHTALSAAASRKLGKVSELLVSRMSEEAINAINDYGVTALMSAARKRLENVCELLIFKMNTYSINSITKNGNTALIYAANYRLEKTCTLLIPKMNDEAINSINAKGDTALIWAAKKGFNIICETLISKMNNETINIVNNKKQTAFSVALDNDLEKSCELLIPKISNQAINSKDKENFTLLMIVASKGWEKSCELLIPKMNVQSINAINKYGDTALIWAAKSRMEKICELLIPIMDDATLNVITEKGNTILSWTTKRGWEELSKLLISKMSKEAISSINKDGNTALICAIRNDLEDVSKLLISKMSKEAINFKNFKCETPLSLATEKGLKQICDLLDTKIREETISIFLEEDFKNEFLIEESLAKKSEAYSQYFENFISPQLQKSIKPENSTTTNIPTTINNLELNANGVILTGEEQEISSYSL, via the coding sequence ATGTGGGAAGAATTAGTCACTACAATACAAGCAAAAAATATACAAGAAGCTACAGATTTAATAAAACGAATGACTCCAGCTGAATTAAATATAATAAATAGCGATGGGAATACAATATTCACTTTTGCAGCATTAAACAATTTGGAAGAAATATGCGAGTTACTGATATACAAAATGAATGATCAAGCTTTAAATGCAATAAATAATAAAGGGCATACAGCTCTATCGGCAGCAGCTAGCAGAAAGTTAGGTAAAGTATCTGAATTATTAGTATCAAGAATGAGCGAAGAAGCTATTAATGCTATTAATGATTATGGAGTTACAGCGTTAATGTCCGCTGCCAGAAAAAGATTAGAAAATGTATGTGAATTGCTAATTTTTAAAATGAATACATATTCCATAAATTCTATTACAAAAAATGGTAATACAGCATTGATATATGCGGCTAATTATAGATTAGAGAAAACATGTACTTTGTTAATACCTAAAATGAATGATGAAGCTATTAATTCAATTAATGCAAAAGGGGACACGGCACTAATTTGGGCAGCTAAAAAAGGTTTTAATATTATATGTGAGACGCTAATTTCTAAAATGAATAATGAAACCATTAATATTGTAAATAATAAAAAGCAAACAGCATTTTCTGTAGCATTAGATAACGATTTAGAAAAGAGTTGTGAATTACTAATACCTAAAATTAGTAACCAAGCTATTAACTCTAAAGATAAAGAAAATTTTACTCTATTAATGATCGTGGCGAGTAAAGGATGGGAAAAAAGCTGTGAATTGCTTATACCTAAAATGAATGTTCAGAGTATTAATGCTATTAATAAGTATGGGGACACAGCTTTAATTTGGGCTGCTAAGTCTCGAATGGAGAAAATATGCGAATTACTAATACCAATAATGGATGATGCTACTTTAAATGTTATTACTGAGAAGGGTAATACAATATTAAGCTGGACAACTAAAAGAGGGTGGGAAGAATTATCTAAATTATTGATATCTAAGATGAGCAAAGAGGCTATTAGTTCTATTAATAAGGATGGTAATACAGCATTAATTTGTGCTATACGTAATGATTTAGAGGACGTCAGTAAATTATTGATATCTAAAATGAGTAAAGAGGCTATTAATTTTAAAAATTTTAAATGCGAAACCCCTTTAAGTTTAGCTACTGAGAAAGGGTTAAAACAAATATGTGATTTATTGGATACTAAAATAAGAGAGGAAACTATTAGCATATTTCTAGAAGAAGATTTTAAAAATGAGTTTCTAATTGAAGAATCTCTGGCAAAAAAAAGTGAAGCATATTCTCAGTATTTTGAGAATTTTATATCGCCACAGCTTCAAAAAAGTATAAAACCTGAAAATTCTACTACCACAAACATTCCTACTACTATAAATAATTTAGAATTAAATGCTAATGGAGTAATTCTAACTGGCGAAGAGCAGGAAATCTCTTCTTATAGCTTATAA
- a CDS encoding ankyrin repeat domain-containing protein, producing the protein MKDENRQLFSALKDGDIKAMRFWLDKGANLTSSDNLSKTINIRNLSGETILFKAIDEDKADVVKFLLKKGADSNIATSWGLPPLHFAAFRENLEIIELLIKSGAKINAQDVDGETALYYLLCKHTVNIPLVKLFFIKGANIDIKNSDGKSLLEMMKSKNIELKALFEDESNVLTTPEITSNTLQADTIDMDVTTTNMLGEDEGRSLLYSKFN; encoded by the coding sequence ATGAAAGACGAAAATCGCCAATTATTTTCAGCATTAAAAGATGGTGATATTAAAGCAATGCGATTTTGGCTTGACAAAGGAGCTAATTTAACGAGTAGTGATAATTTAAGCAAAACTATAAACATTAGGAATCTCTCAGGCGAAACCATCTTGTTTAAAGCGATAGATGAAGATAAGGCAGACGTCGTAAAATTTTTACTTAAAAAGGGTGCAGATAGCAATATTGCGACGTCATGGGGACTCCCTCCTTTACATTTTGCGGCCTTTAGAGAAAATTTGGAAATAATAGAGCTTTTGATTAAGAGCGGTGCTAAGATAAATGCTCAAGATGTTGATGGAGAGACTGCCTTGTATTATTTATTATGTAAGCATACGGTTAATATACCGTTAGTAAAATTATTCTTCATCAAAGGAGCGAATATAGATATTAAAAATAGTGATGGGAAGAGTCTTCTTGAGATGATGAAGAGTAAAAATATTGAGCTAAAAGCATTATTTGAAGATGAAAGTAATGTTTTAACTACTCCTGAAATAACTTCAAATACTCTTCAAGCCGATACGATAGATATGGATGTAACTACTACTAATATGCTCGGTGAAGATGAAGGAAGAAGTTTATTATATAGTAAATTCAATTGA
- a CDS encoding lysozyme has translation MSTQKLAKQLIKQFESLRLVPYYCPAGRKTIGYGHAIKPHEQAQLDSEITKEQAERLLDEDVKQVQMDLSRYCHVHLTVNQKAALISFIFNCGSAAFRNSTLLKRLNEGKYAEAADQFLRWVFVKDKELKGLVKRRKLERAIFLGEVDLCLLSVKYNLMLQSKTIPTTAL, from the coding sequence ATGTCCACTCAAAAACTAGCAAAACAGTTAATCAAGCAATTTGAATCCTTAAGGCTTGTTCCTTATTACTGCCCTGCAGGTCGTAAAACAATTGGCTATGGTCACGCAATAAAACCCCATGAGCAAGCGCAATTAGATAGTGAAATAACTAAAGAACAAGCCGAGCGATTACTTGACGAAGATGTTAAGCAAGTACAAATGGATTTGAGCAGATATTGTCACGTTCATTTAACCGTTAATCAAAAAGCGGCTTTAATCTCTTTTATTTTTAATTGCGGTAGCGCAGCCTTTAGAAACTCAACACTATTAAAAAGGTTGAACGAAGGTAAATATGCTGAGGCTGCCGATCAATTCCTCCGATGGGTCTTTGTGAAAGACAAAGAACTTAAAGGACTAGTGAAGCGTCGTAAGCTGGAGCGGGCTATATTTTTAGGTGAGGTGGATTTATGTTTGCTAAGCGTTAAATATAATTTAATGTTGCAATCAAAGACAATACCTACTACAGCCCTTTGA
- a CDS encoding DUF2793 domain-containing protein: protein MYTNRLKLPLIHSGQAQKEITHNEALNMLDVLVNSVIHEINITSPPDSPRPGQLYIIGQNATGEFANHSNKIAQRLDNSWRFIIPHKWLEVTHNKDGTKYRFTGKSWEQIDVSALSVTPVQVQNDYLIKKGSGEYLQIMHLEEDVKLSGEYTDTTIKIPHHTYVIAVNIRVLEEIYGCSSFSVGVTEDTKR from the coding sequence ATGTATACAAATCGGTTAAAACTGCCGCTTATCCATAGCGGGCAGGCACAGAAGGAAATTACCCATAACGAAGCGTTAAATATGCTTGACGTACTAGTAAATTCGGTAATTCACGAGATTAATATAACCTCGCCGCCTGATTCGCCAAGACCGGGGCAGTTATATATAATCGGTCAAAATGCTACCGGGGAATTTGCAAATCATTCAAATAAAATAGCTCAAAGGCTCGATAATAGCTGGCGGTTTATTATTCCCCATAAATGGTTAGAAGTTACCCATAATAAAGATGGAACAAAATACCGATTTACCGGTAAAAGCTGGGAGCAAATCGACGTTTCAGCTTTATCCGTTACGCCTGTGCAAGTTCAAAATGATTATCTAATTAAAAAAGGTAGCGGCGAGTATTTGCAAATAATGCATTTGGAGGAAGATGTAAAATTATCGGGGGAATATACGGACACGACAATAAAAATACCGCATCACACTTACGTCATTGCCGTTAATATCAGGGTTCTAGAGGAAATATATGGCTGTAGCTCTTTTAGCGTCGGAGTTACGGAAGATACTAAACGATAA
- a CDS encoding transposase translates to MSYPSELRDEEWEIIKEYFAYKKKGRKIKIDRRSIVNAIFYQSRTGCQWQYLPKEYPNYKIVNEYYNKWNRRGLWQKINEELVSRCRESMGKKSKSENWNN, encoded by the coding sequence ATGAGCTATCCAAGTGAATTACGGGATGAAGAGTGGGAAATAATAAAAGAATATTTTGCCTATAAGAAGAAAGGCAGGAAAATAAAAATAGATAGAAGATCAATAGTAAATGCAATATTTTATCAGAGCCGTACAGGGTGTCAGTGGCAATATTTACCAAAAGAATATCCAAATTATAAAATAGTTAATGAATATTATAATAAATGGAATCGTAGAGGATTATGGCAAAAGATAAATGAAGAACTGGTTTCAAGATGCCGAGAATCAATGGGGAAAAAAAGCAAATCCGAGAATTGGAATAATTGA
- a CDS encoding IS5 family transposase yields MKNWFQDAENQWGKKANPRIGIIDSQSIKNTQRSEVKGYDAGKKIKGIKRHIVTDANGLLLAVNVHSASIQDRDGAKESLLVAKNKYPSIERFFADGGYSGNLQNWCFLNTKSLLSVVKRKSEKFEILPIRWIVERTFGWLNNFRRLSKHYEHTVKSATNQIYIAMIRLMLNKLIC; encoded by the coding sequence ATGAAGAACTGGTTTCAAGATGCCGAGAATCAATGGGGAAAAAAAGCAAATCCGAGAATTGGAATAATTGATTCGCAATCAATTAAGAATACGCAAAGAAGTGAAGTAAAAGGGTATGATGCCGGTAAAAAGATAAAAGGAATAAAGCGTCATATAGTAACAGATGCAAATGGTTTATTACTAGCTGTTAATGTACATTCAGCAAGTATACAAGATAGGGACGGTGCTAAAGAAAGCTTGCTTGTAGCAAAGAATAAATATCCATCAATTGAAAGATTTTTTGCAGATGGAGGCTATAGTGGTAATTTACAAAATTGGTGTTTTTTGAATACAAAATCATTGTTATCTGTAGTAAAGAGAAAATCAGAAAAATTTGAAATCTTACCGATTAGATGGATAGTAGAGCGTACTTTTGGTTGGTTAAATAATTTCAGAAGGTTAAGTAAACATTACGAACATACTGTCAAATCTGCTACTAATCAGATTTATATTGCTATGATTCGGTTAATGCTTAATAAACTGATTTGTTAA
- a CDS encoding type II toxin-antitoxin system RelE family toxin: MAWKIEFTTSSEKEFSKLTKDIKQSIYQFLIKNVSVSPRNHGKQLKGSNAIKLWRYRVRDYRLICQIKDQEITVLVIRIGKRDSVYKDRD, translated from the coding sequence ATGGCTTGGAAGATTGAATTTACAACAAGTAGTGAAAAAGAATTTAGTAAACTAACTAAAGATATAAAACAATCTATCTACCAATTTTTAATTAAAAATGTTTCTGTATCTCCTAGAAATCATGGCAAACAACTTAAAGGTAGTAATGCTATTAAATTATGGCGTTATAGAGTAAGAGATTATAGATTAATTTGCCAAATTAAAGATCAAGAAATTACCGTATTAGTAATTAGAATCGGTAAAAGAGATTCTGTGTACAAAGATAGAGATTAA
- a CDS encoding DUF6290 family protein — translation MTVITTRIPEELDMVLSTIAKETDRPKGYIIRKAIENYIQEKADLLLALSRIEKGEETISLSEIKEKYGLED, via the coding sequence ATGACTGTTATTACTACTAGAATTCCGGAAGAACTTGATATGGTTCTTTCAACTATTGCTAAAGAAACAGATAGACCAAAAGGATATATTATTCGTAAAGCAATAGAAAATTATATACAAGAAAAAGCCGATTTATTACTTGCTTTATCTCGAATCGAAAAAGGTGAAGAAACAATCTCTTTAAGTGAAATAAAGGAAAAATATGGCTTGGAAGATTGA
- a CDS encoding DUF2163 domain-containing protein produces MRNLSPQLKNHLSAEVTTIATCWKLTRKDNNKVFAFTDHDQALFVDEIKYDSIAGFTPTNVESNSNMAVDNLDLAGQFHDNKITEIDLLAGKYDFAEVEIFLVNYQSPNTGKIIQKYGILGEVTLNKNLFHAEVRGLTQFLSQTMCETYLPHCRTNLGDQRCKFNLHQENFTVQAIVTEVIDRQTFTSAKLMQQNDWFTYGYISWQTGKNIGLQMEVKSFINSRITLVLPMPFVINVGDEFTIVAGCDKSSKTCIEKFNNIINFRGESDLPGIDRLSSRL; encoded by the coding sequence ATGAGGAATTTAAGCCCGCAGCTTAAGAATCATTTAAGCGCAGAAGTAACTACTATTGCCACTTGCTGGAAATTAACACGCAAAGATAACAACAAAGTTTTTGCTTTTACCGATCACGACCAGGCTTTATTTGTTGATGAGATCAAATACGACTCAATAGCAGGTTTTACGCCAACCAATGTAGAAAGCAATAGTAATATGGCGGTTGATAATCTCGATTTAGCCGGACAATTCCACGACAATAAAATAACTGAAATAGATTTGCTAGCCGGTAAATATGATTTTGCTGAAGTGGAAATATTTTTAGTTAATTATCAATCGCCGAATACCGGTAAAATAATCCAAAAGTATGGAATTTTAGGCGAAGTAACATTAAATAAAAATCTATTCCATGCCGAGGTAAGAGGGCTAACGCAATTTCTATCGCAAACTATGTGTGAAACTTACTTGCCTCATTGCCGAACAAATTTAGGGGATCAGCGTTGTAAATTTAATTTGCATCAGGAAAATTTTACCGTGCAGGCAATAGTTACCGAAGTAATCGACCGACAAACTTTTACTTCTGCTAAATTAATGCAGCAAAACGATTGGTTTACTTATGGCTATATCAGCTGGCAAACAGGCAAAAATATTGGTCTACAAATGGAAGTGAAAAGCTTTATTAATAGTCGCATCACTTTAGTTTTACCGATGCCTTTTGTTATTAATGTAGGTGATGAGTTTACTATAGTCGCCGGTTGCGATAAGAGTAGCAAAACTTGCATAGAAAAATTTAATAATATTATCAACTTCCGCGGTGAGTCTGATTTACCAGGGATAGATAGATTAAGCTCAAGATTATAA
- a CDS encoding DUF2460 domain-containing protein → MINPFAEIQFPPEISYGSKGGAMFSTDIVTTFSGHEQRNINWQEARARYDISSGIKTEEQWQQLIAFFRSRRGRAIGFRYKDWSDYKAVHQIIGKGNGQQKEFQLVKHYSSGNYEYTRVINKPVNNNFCKIYIDALPINQGFNIDFTTGGVSFNLAPKNDEEITADFEFDVPVRFDTDHLDFSIDSFAIGSWGNIPLVEVRI, encoded by the coding sequence ATGATTAATCCCTTTGCCGAAATACAATTTCCGCCGGAAATATCTTATGGCTCGAAGGGTGGAGCGATGTTTTCAACCGATATCGTTACAACTTTTAGCGGTCACGAGCAGCGCAATATTAACTGGCAAGAGGCACGGGCTAGATATGACATAAGTAGTGGTATAAAAACGGAAGAACAATGGCAGCAGCTAATAGCCTTTTTCAGGTCAAGAAGAGGCAGAGCAATAGGCTTTCGCTATAAAGATTGGTCGGATTATAAAGCTGTTCATCAAATAATAGGCAAAGGTAATGGTCAACAAAAAGAGTTTCAACTAGTTAAACATTATTCAAGCGGCAATTATGAATATACTAGAGTTATAAATAAGCCGGTAAATAATAATTTCTGTAAAATCTATATAGATGCTTTGCCTATAAATCAAGGATTTAATATTGATTTTACAACCGGTGGAGTAAGTTTTAATTTAGCACCAAAAAATGACGAAGAAATAACCGCCGATTTTGAGTTTGACGTACCAGTACGTTTCGATACCGATCACCTAGATTTTTCAATAGATAGTTTCGCCATAGGCTCTTGGGGCAATATTCCTTTAGTTGAAGTTAGAATATGA
- a CDS encoding type II toxin-antitoxin system YafQ family toxin → MHKRGKNIKKLITVTDLLVQNINSGIAHHLLLPPKYCLHKIVNMDNVWDCHIEPDWLLLYYLDNEVLRLERTGTHSDLFK, encoded by the coding sequence ATGCACAAACGTGGAAAAAACATCAAAAAATTAATTACAGTTACTGATTTATTAGTACAAAATATTAATTCCGGTATAGCTCATCATTTATTGCTACCTCCAAAATACTGCTTACATAAAATTGTAAATATGGATAATGTTTGGGATTGTCATATAGAACCTGATTGGTTATTGCTTTACTATTTAGATAATGAAGTATTACGGTTAGAACGAACCGGAACACACAGTGACCTTTTTAAGTAA
- a CDS encoding recombinase family protein, with translation MSNKAIEAYTLSRVSSDEQADGYSLEVQDDRLEKYCERKGIRILERFRLVESSNGLEQKTFSI, from the coding sequence ATGAGTAATAAAGCAATTGAGGCATATACATTATCCCGTGTGTCTTCAGATGAGCAAGCTGACGGCTATTCGCTAGAAGTACAAGACGATAGGTTAGAAAAATATTGCGAGCGGAAAGGTATACGTATTTTAGAAAGATTTAGATTGGTTGAATCTTCTAATGGGCTGGAACAAAAAACCTTTTCAATATAG
- a CDS encoding BrnT family toxin, with protein MHSSFEWDEEKNKINIQKHNVNFYEAQKAFLDIDRIILEDIDHSITEKRYFCLGKVDDNILTVRFIFRNNCIRIFGAGYWRKGKRIYEQENKIH; from the coding sequence ATGCATTCTTCTTTTGAATGGGATGAAGAAAAAAATAAAATTAATATCCAAAAACATAATGTAAATTTTTATGAAGCTCAAAAAGCATTTTTAGATATAGATAGGATAATTTTAGAAGATATAGACCATAGTATTACCGAGAAAAGATATTTTTGTTTAGGTAAAGTTGATGATAATATTTTAACAGTCCGTTTTATATTTAGGAATAATTGTATAAGAATTTTTGGAGCAGGATATTGGCGTAAAGGTAAGAGGATTTATGAACAAGAAAATAAAATACACTGA